In a genomic window of Quercus lobata isolate SW786 chromosome 4, ValleyOak3.0 Primary Assembly, whole genome shotgun sequence:
- the LOC115988100 gene encoding probable inactive purple acid phosphatase 27 translates to MENSTPWLLKIFFLLTIILGYSSSSSSSSSSSASSSWLHPLASISMAEHQNYTAISDFRLLNRRKLLKCDGPNPQLKISVDPNSSLSNEEYLTVTVSGVLLPSSSDWVAMISPSSSNVTDCPLSEAYYAQTGDLSDLPLLCQYPVKAQYVKNDPDYLNCTKKDCQESVLGKCVVATCSGSLTFHVINIRTNIDFVFFAGGFDTPCILTRSNPLDFTNPNMPLYGHLSSIDSTGKSMRLTWVSGDEKPQQVQYGDGMSQNSVVTTFTQDDMCSSSTLPSPAKDFGWHDPGFIHTAVMTGLQPSSNFSYKYGSDSVGWSNQIQFKTPPDAGSDKLYFIAYGDMGKAPLDSSVEHYIQPGSVSVIKAVTDEVNSVNVDSIFHIGDISYATGFLVEWDFFLELINPVASQIAYMTAIGNHERDYVDSGSVYLTPDSGGECGVAYETYFPMPTSAKDKPWYSIEQASVHFTIISTEHNWSVNSEQYLWMEEDMGSVNRSKTPWLLFMGHRPMYTSSNADTSVDPQFVNAVEPLLLQYKVDLVLFGHVHNYERTCAVYQGECKAMPTKDANGVDTYNNSNYSAPVQAVIGMAGFSLDKFTTDSNSWSLSRISEFGFVRGNATKEELYFEFVNANTRNVGDSFRIMK, encoded by the exons ATGGAAAACTCCACCCCTTGGTtgcttaaaattttcttcttactCACTATCATTCTTggttattcttcttcttcttcttcttcttcttcttcttctgcttcttcatCATGGTTGCATCCTTTGGCTAGCATCTCCATGGCTGAGCACCAGAATTACACTGCAATATCAGACTTTCGTCTACTGAACAGAAGAAAGTTGCTCAAGTGTGACGGTCCAAACCCTCAACTAAAAATTAGTGTTGATCCAAACTCTTCCCTGTCAAATGAAGAATACCTCACGGTTACTGTTAGTGGAGTTCTGCTTCCTTCTAGTAGCGATTGGGTTGCCATGATATCACCATCTTCTTCCAA TGTCACAGATTGTCCATTGAGTGAGGCTTATTATGCACAAACTGGTGACCTTAGTGATCTTCCTTTGCTATGCCAATATCCTGTTAAG GCTCAATACGTGAAAAATGATCCAGACTATCTCAATTGCACGAAGAAGGATTGCCAGGAATCTGTGCTTGGTAAATGTGTGGTGGCCACTTGCAGTGGTTCCCTAACATTTCATGTTATTAATATAAGAACCAACATTGACTTTGTGTTCTTTGCTGGTGGCTTCGACACACCTTGCATTCTGACTAGGTCGAACCCTTTGGATTTTACTAATCCAAATATGCCACTATATGGACATCTCTCAAGCATAGATTCAACTGGAAAATCG ATGAGATTAACATGGGTTAGTGGGGATGAGAAGCCTCAACAAGTGCAATATGGAGATGGCATGTCACAAAATTCTGTAGTTACTACATTTACACAAGATGACATGTGCAGTA GTTCGACTCTACCGAGTCCAGCCAAAGACTTCGGATGGCATGACCCAGGCTTCATTCATACAGCAGTGATGACAGGACTTCAGCCTTCAAGCAACTTCTCCTACAAATATGGAAG TGATTCAGTTGGTTGGAGTAATCAAATCCAATTCAAGACTCCACCAGACGCAGGATCAGATAAACTCTATTTTATTGCATATGGTGATATGGGAAAGGCTCCTCTTGATTCTTCAGTTGAACACTACATTCAG CCAGGATCGGTCTCAGTGATTAAAGCTGTGACTGATGAAGTGAATTCTGTAAATGTGGACTCCATCTTCCATATTGGAGACATAAGCTACGCTACAGGTTTCTTAGTAGAATGGGACTTTTTCCTTGAGCTTATCAACCCAGTGGCCTCTCAAATTGCTTACATGACCGCAATTGGAAACCATGAGAG ggaCTATGTAGACTCAGGATCAGTATATCTAACTCCTGATTCAGGTGGAGAATGTGGAGTTGCTTATGAGACTTATTTTCCAATGCCAACTTCGGCAAAGGATAAGCCTTGGTATTCCATTGAACAAGCTAGTGTTcacttcacaataatttcaacTGAGCATAATTGGTCAGTGAATTCTGAGCAG TATCTATGGATGGAAGAGGACATGGGTTCAGTTAATCGATCAAAAACTCCATGGTTGCTTTTTATGGG GCACAGACCAATGTACACTTCTTCAAACGCTGACACTAGTGTTGATCCACAATTTGTTAATGCTGTGGAACCATTACTACTCCAGTACAAG GTCGACCTGGTTTTGTTCGGTCATGTTCATAATTATGAGAGAACTTGTGCTGTTTACCAAGGAGAATGCAAGGCCATGCCTACAAAAGATGCAAATGGGGTAGATACTTATAACAACAGCAATTACAGTGCCCCAGTGCAGGCAGTGATTGGTATGGCTGGTTTTTCCTTAGACAAATTTACAACTGAT TCAAATAGCTGGAGTTTATCTAGGATTTCAGAATTTGGTTTTGTAAGAGGGAATGCAACAAAGGAAGAGTTATATTTTGAG TTTGTGAACGCAAATACAAGGAATGTTGGTGATAGCTTTCGCATTATGAAATAG